The Porites lutea chromosome 4, jaPorLute2.1, whole genome shotgun sequence genome contains a region encoding:
- the LOC140935181 gene encoding uncharacterized protein isoform X2, with amino-acid sequence MAIKGLSEEQKAALAEIVSSETLFDIEEYIRPQFPPKRASDELKKGQSDLPSINLYSRRRIVQDGHGRWREVKPQLYSSNLQPLSSPATANVNKKTTRREEERRTVDSRLSRHKDSVDDSSLKPSGNYNNLSMALRSNVFPGLGNNQWHSTTAKVFKEQLVIPSSQRDKFFGIQTDEFGQWSAANVHHERMKKKWDAYLDTLPKQADWKPQVPKEVTQKVEKSPPQAKVKKSNLKPKPQKKEQKPSSTENTVMPEEIPPPSLPPPIDIPADDDDDNFWDFYDKPFNKPA; translated from the exons ATGGCAATCAAAGGCCTTTCAGAGGAACAAAAAGCTGCTTTGGCCGAAATAGTCTCTTCGGAAACTCTATTTGATATTGAAGAATACATCAGACCCCAATTTCCACCCAAAAGAGCAAGCGATGAATTGAAAAAAGGACAAAGCGATTTACCAAGCATAAACTTATACTCTAGAAGGCGTATCGTTCAAGATGGACACGGAAGATGGAGGGAGGTGAAACCTCAACTTTACTCTAGCAATTTACAGCCGCTTTCATCACCGGCAACTGCAAACGTGAATAAGAAAACGACGAGGAGAGAAGAGGAGAGAAGAACTGTTGACAGCAGACTTTCTCGCCACAAGGACTCAGTCGATGATAGTTCACTAAAACCTTCTGGAAACTATAACAATCTGTCAATGGCGTTGAGATCTAACGTTTTCCCGGGCCTAGGCAACAATCAGTGGCATAGTACAACAGCTAAAGTTTTCAAGGAGCAGCTGGTTATACCATCATCACAGAGGGATAAGTTCTTTGGAATTCAGACTGATGAGTTTGGACAGTGGTCTGCAGCTAATGTACATCATGAAAGAATGAAGAAAAAGTGGGATGCCTACCTTGATACCTTACCTAAACAGGCAG ACTGGAAACCTCAAGTACCAAAAGAGGTAACTCAAAAGGTAGAGAAATCTCCTCCTCAAGCTAAAGTCAAGAAATCCAATCTAAAACCAAAGCCACAGAAGAAGGAACAAAAACCTTCAAGCACTGAAAATACAGTTATGCCTGAGGAAATTCCTCCTCCTTCCTTGCCGCCTCCGATTGACATTcctgctgatgatgatgacgacaacTTTTGGGACTTTTATGATAAACCTTTTAACAAACCAGCATGA
- the LOC140935181 gene encoding uncharacterized protein isoform X1, with protein sequence MAIKGLSEEQKAALAEIVSSETLFDIEEYIRPQFPPKRASDELKKGQSDLPSINLYSRRRIVQDGHGRWREVKPQLYSSNLQPLSSPATANVNKKTTRREEERRTVDSRLSRHKDSVDDSSLKPSGNYNNLSMALRSNVFPGLGNNQWHSTTAKVFKEQLVIPSSQRDKFFGIQTDEFGQWSAANVHHERMKKKWDAYLDTLPKQAADWKPQVPKEVTQKVEKSPPQAKVKKSNLKPKPQKKEQKPSSTENTVMPEEIPPPSLPPPIDIPADDDDDNFWDFYDKPFNKPA encoded by the exons ATGGCAATCAAAGGCCTTTCAGAGGAACAAAAAGCTGCTTTGGCCGAAATAGTCTCTTCGGAAACTCTATTTGATATTGAAGAATACATCAGACCCCAATTTCCACCCAAAAGAGCAAGCGATGAATTGAAAAAAGGACAAAGCGATTTACCAAGCATAAACTTATACTCTAGAAGGCGTATCGTTCAAGATGGACACGGAAGATGGAGGGAGGTGAAACCTCAACTTTACTCTAGCAATTTACAGCCGCTTTCATCACCGGCAACTGCAAACGTGAATAAGAAAACGACGAGGAGAGAAGAGGAGAGAAGAACTGTTGACAGCAGACTTTCTCGCCACAAGGACTCAGTCGATGATAGTTCACTAAAACCTTCTGGAAACTATAACAATCTGTCAATGGCGTTGAGATCTAACGTTTTCCCGGGCCTAGGCAACAATCAGTGGCATAGTACAACAGCTAAAGTTTTCAAGGAGCAGCTGGTTATACCATCATCACAGAGGGATAAGTTCTTTGGAATTCAGACTGATGAGTTTGGACAGTGGTCTGCAGCTAATGTACATCATGAAAGAATGAAGAAAAAGTGGGATGCCTACCTTGATACCTTACCTAAACAGGCAG caGACTGGAAACCTCAAGTACCAAAAGAGGTAACTCAAAAGGTAGAGAAATCTCCTCCTCAAGCTAAAGTCAAGAAATCCAATCTAAAACCAAAGCCACAGAAGAAGGAACAAAAACCTTCAAGCACTGAAAATACAGTTATGCCTGAGGAAATTCCTCCTCCTTCCTTGCCGCCTCCGATTGACATTcctgctgatgatgatgacgacaacTTTTGGGACTTTTATGATAAACCTTTTAACAAACCAGCATGA